From a single Serratia surfactantfaciens genomic region:
- a CDS encoding acyl carrier protein, with translation MLNRDAVMDYILTCLQGIVEGGVEIKPDSDLVNDLGLESIRVLDLLMMLEDELDISIPINILLDVRTPEQLLDALRPYLEKSHGTV, from the coding sequence ATGCTAAATCGCGATGCTGTAATGGATTATATCCTGACGTGTTTGCAAGGTATCGTCGAAGGCGGAGTCGAAATAAAGCCTGATAGCGATCTCGTCAATGATCTTGGCCTGGAATCCATCAGGGTATTGGATCTGCTGATGATGCTGGAAGATGAATTAGATATCTCCATCCCGATCAATATATTGCTTGATGTCAGAACGCCAGAGCAACTGCTTGACGCGCTGCGCCCTTATCTGGAGAAAAGCCATGGGACTGTATGA
- the spt gene encoding serine palmitoyltransferase: MGLYDKFSRLAGEREQFQTSGLNPFGTCIDEVYSATQGRIGDQKIVLAGTNNYLGLTFDAQAIAAGQAALAALGTGTTGSRMANGSYGSHLTLERELAEFFDRPSAIVFSTGYTANLGVISTLAGPGSVVLIDADSHASIYDACALGGAEIIRFRHNDAADLERRMLRLGERAREAIIIVEGIYSMLGDVAPLVEIVDIKRRLGGYLLVDEAHSFGVMGEHGRGLAEALGVEQDVDIILGTFSKSLASIGGFAVGGKGMDVLRYSSRPYIFTASPSPSSIASVRTALQKIARHPELREKLWSNAHRLYHGLAELGYTLGPRISPVVPVMIGSKEDGLRFWRELIAHGVYVNLVLPPAAPAGVTLLRCSVNAAHSDEEIDAIVRAFAALKK, encoded by the coding sequence ATGGGACTGTATGATAAATTTTCGCGGCTCGCGGGCGAGCGTGAACAATTTCAAACGTCCGGCCTGAACCCGTTCGGCACCTGCATCGACGAAGTCTATTCCGCCACCCAGGGGCGCATCGGCGATCAAAAGATTGTCCTCGCCGGCACCAATAACTACCTCGGCCTGACGTTCGACGCGCAGGCGATCGCCGCCGGCCAGGCGGCCCTGGCCGCGCTCGGCACCGGCACTACCGGCTCGCGCATGGCGAACGGCAGCTACGGATCGCACCTGACGCTGGAGCGGGAATTGGCGGAATTCTTCGATCGCCCCAGCGCCATCGTGTTCTCCACCGGCTATACCGCCAACCTCGGCGTCATCAGCACGCTGGCGGGGCCGGGATCCGTGGTGTTGATCGATGCGGACAGCCACGCGAGCATTTACGACGCCTGCGCCCTCGGCGGCGCGGAGATCATTCGCTTCCGCCACAATGACGCCGCCGATCTGGAGCGCCGCATGCTGCGCCTGGGCGAGCGCGCCCGCGAGGCGATCATCATCGTCGAAGGCATCTACAGCATGCTGGGCGACGTCGCCCCGCTGGTGGAAATCGTCGATATCAAGCGGCGGCTGGGCGGCTATCTGCTGGTGGACGAAGCGCACTCCTTCGGCGTGATGGGCGAGCATGGCCGCGGCCTGGCCGAAGCGCTGGGCGTCGAGCAAGACGTGGATATCATCCTGGGCACCTTCAGCAAAAGCCTGGCTTCGATCGGCGGATTCGCCGTCGGCGGCAAGGGGATGGACGTGCTGCGCTACAGCAGCCGGCCGTATATCTTTACCGCTTCGCCGTCGCCTTCCAGCATCGCCTCGGTGCGCACGGCGCTGCAAAAAATCGCGCGCCATCCCGAGCTGCGGGAGAAACTGTGGAGCAACGCGCACCGCCTGTACCACGGCCTCGCCGAACTGGGGTATACCCTGGGGCCGCGCATCAGCCCGGTGGTGCCGGTGATGATCGGGTCGAAGGAAGACGGCCTGCGTTTCTGGCGCGAGCTGATCGCCCACGGCGTGTATGTGAATCTGGTGCTGCCGCCGGCCGCGCCGGCGGGCGTCACCCTGCTGCGCTGCAGCGTCAATGCCGCGCACAGCGATGAAGAGATCGATGCCATCGTGCGCGCCTTTGCCGCGCTGAAAAAATAA